From Vogesella sp. XCS3, the proteins below share one genomic window:
- a CDS encoding HlyC/CorC family transporter translates to MDDPSKPASWFDRLLNRFTHEPEDREELREQLHAAFERNLMDAEALSMIEGVLSFSEQSVRDVMVQRSQITVLKLEDSIEKWLPQLIETGHSRFPVIGDDKDDIKGILLAKDLLHYFHQPDAFDVKKVLRPVVFVPESKPLNALLRDFRASKTHMAIVVDEYGGVSGLVTIEDVLEEIVGEIDDEHDLEEQEDDIVPVRGGRYRVRATTAIDDFNTFFDSTLPDDEVDTVGGLVMANLGYVPTRGEGLQLDDWHFTVIRADSRRLHALLVERRAAKPS, encoded by the coding sequence ATGGACGACCCCAGTAAACCCGCCAGTTGGTTTGACCGCCTGCTGAACCGCTTTACCCACGAGCCGGAAGACCGCGAAGAGCTGCGCGAGCAGCTGCACGCCGCCTTCGAGCGCAACCTGATGGACGCCGAGGCGCTATCCATGATCGAAGGCGTGCTGTCGTTCTCGGAGCAAAGCGTGCGCGACGTGATGGTGCAGCGCAGCCAGATTACCGTGCTGAAGCTGGAAGACAGCATCGAGAAATGGCTGCCGCAGCTCATCGAAACCGGCCATTCGCGCTTTCCGGTGATCGGCGACGACAAGGACGACATCAAGGGCATCCTGCTGGCCAAAGACCTGCTGCACTACTTTCACCAGCCCGACGCCTTCGACGTGAAAAAGGTACTGCGCCCGGTGGTGTTCGTGCCGGAAAGCAAGCCGCTCAATGCCTTGCTGCGCGACTTTCGCGCCAGCAAAACGCATATGGCCATCGTGGTGGATGAATACGGCGGCGTGTCCGGCCTGGTGACCATCGAAGACGTGCTGGAAGAAATCGTGGGCGAGATCGACGACGAGCACGATCTGGAAGAGCAAGAAGACGATATCGTGCCGGTGCGCGGCGGCCGCTACCGCGTACGCGCCACCACCGCCATCGACGACTTCAACACCTTCTTCGACAGCACCCTGCCCGACGACGAAGTCGACACCGTCGGCGGCCTGGTGATGGCCAATCTGGGCTACGTACCCACCCGTGGCGAAGGCCTGCAGCTGGACGACTGGCACTTTACCGTGATCCGCGCCGACAGCCGCCGCCTGCACGCCCTGCTGGTAGAGCGGCGTGCCGCCAAGCCTAGCTGA
- the lnt gene encoding apolipoprotein N-acyltransferase, translating to MLRHALTLLLAALAGASTVLAFAPYRLYWVALLALAALIMLVQRWPQRAFGLAWVWGVAAYTSQFYWIYISLHDIGGMPSLLAGGMTLLLPMYLALYPGLAAWLAARMHHLPALRWLVVFPAAWTLGEWLRSWVFTGFPWGAIGYSQITESPLTGLAPVGGIHAVTLAVALSAGVLALLPQAGLHLARRAALGGLLLALWGGSGWLQQQSWTTPAGAPLRVALLQGNIPQALKWDPATFDFTLATYYRMVVQAPQAELTLLPETALPVFLDDLPSGYLTMINGVADRKKTALIAGIPRRTPDGRGYLNAVIALNQPTQDYYAKNHLVPFGEFIPLPAITSWIYQFLRMPLSGFTPGGADQAPLTIGQQKVAFNICYEDGFGEELIGPAANATVLANVSNLAWFGKSNAMSQHLQLSQARALETGRPMLRATNTGMTAAIDHRGELIAAAAPDTRQTLLATVQGHSGLTPYMRHGNAPVLLLCAVLLVIAGSWGLWHRRTAQSNDHAAA from the coding sequence ATGCTGCGCCACGCACTCACCCTGCTGCTGGCCGCGCTGGCCGGCGCCAGCACCGTACTGGCCTTTGCCCCCTACCGCCTGTACTGGGTGGCGTTACTGGCGCTGGCAGCGCTGATCATGCTGGTACAACGTTGGCCGCAGCGCGCCTTTGGCCTGGCCTGGGTGTGGGGCGTGGCCGCCTACACCAGCCAGTTCTACTGGATCTACATCAGCCTGCACGATATCGGCGGCATGCCCTCGCTGCTGGCCGGCGGCATGACCCTGCTACTGCCCATGTACCTGGCGCTCTACCCTGGCCTGGCCGCCTGGCTGGCCGCCCGCATGCACCACCTGCCTGCCTTGCGCTGGCTAGTGGTATTCCCCGCGGCGTGGACGCTGGGCGAATGGCTGCGCAGCTGGGTGTTTACCGGCTTCCCCTGGGGCGCCATCGGCTATAGCCAGATTACCGAAAGCCCGCTCACCGGCCTGGCCCCGGTAGGCGGCATCCACGCCGTTACCCTAGCGGTGGCGCTAAGTGCTGGCGTGCTGGCCCTGCTCCCGCAGGCCGGCCTGCATCTTGCCAGGCGCGCTGCCCTTGGCGGCTTGCTGCTGGCGCTGTGGGGCGGCAGCGGCTGGCTGCAGCAACAAAGCTGGACCACACCCGCCGGCGCCCCCCTGCGCGTGGCCCTGCTGCAGGGCAATATCCCGCAGGCGCTGAAATGGGACCCGGCCACCTTCGACTTCACCCTGGCCACCTACTACCGCATGGTGGTGCAAGCGCCGCAGGCCGAGCTGACCCTGCTACCGGAAACCGCGCTGCCGGTGTTCCTGGATGACCTGCCCTCCGGCTACCTCACCATGATCAATGGCGTAGCCGACCGTAAAAAAACCGCACTGATCGCCGGTATCCCGCGCCGCACGCCGGATGGCCGTGGCTACCTGAACGCCGTTATCGCGCTAAACCAGCCCACGCAGGATTACTACGCCAAAAACCATCTGGTACCGTTTGGCGAATTCATCCCGCTGCCTGCTATCACCAGCTGGATTTACCAGTTTCTGCGCATGCCGCTGTCCGGCTTTACGCCAGGTGGCGCAGACCAGGCGCCGCTAACCATCGGCCAGCAAAAGGTTGCGTTCAACATCTGCTACGAAGACGGCTTTGGCGAAGAGCTGATCGGCCCGGCGGCCAACGCGACCGTATTGGCCAACGTCAGCAACCTGGCGTGGTTCGGCAAAAGCAACGCCATGAGCCAGCACCTGCAGCTGTCGCAGGCGCGGGCACTGGAAACCGGCCGCCCCATGCTGCGCGCCACCAATACCGGCATGACCGCCGCCATCGACCACCGTGGCGAGCTGATTGCCGCGGCCGCGCCCGATACCCGCCAGACGCTGCTGGCCACGGTACAAGGCCACAGCGGCCTGACACCGTATATGCGCCACGGCAACGCGCCGGTATTGCTGCTGTGCGCAGTGCTGCTGGTCATCGCAGGTAGCTGGGGGCTGTGGCACCGCCGCACGGCCCAAAGCAACGACCACGCAGCTGCGTGA
- a CDS encoding putative quinol monooxygenase: MEEVSLVVMIEVIPGQRDAQLDLYRKLKPLVDAEPGCLQYTLFADAADDNRFVLLEKWATQSALDAHDATEHMIAADALSPTFRTGPARVIKMTAITA, encoded by the coding sequence ATGGAAGAAGTGAGCCTGGTCGTTATGATTGAAGTGATCCCTGGGCAACGCGATGCCCAGCTTGATCTGTACAGAAAACTCAAGCCATTAGTTGACGCCGAGCCAGGGTGTTTGCAGTACACGCTATTCGCGGATGCTGCTGACGACAATAGATTTGTGCTGCTTGAAAAATGGGCAACTCAAAGTGCGCTTGATGCACACGATGCAACAGAGCATATGATCGCCGCCGATGCCCTTAGCCCTACTTTCCGGACAGGCCCTGCACGGGTGATCAAAATGACCGCCATCACAGCCTAA
- a CDS encoding methyl-accepting chemotaxis protein produces the protein MQKSAGLSLKRRLQLQVVLVTVILCVLGVLSLMHERATMLEDRQVKVRNLVESAMTVVKAYEDKASSGALSEAEAKKQAASVLNAMRYDEREYFFAFDREWNWVAHGAKAAMIGKNLNTVKDASGVPLKPLFEQALQKGGGKGLAAYVWDKPGFDTPQDKISYIATTAGWGWVLGTGIYLDDVQAGFMAQAYVLIVEVLLAVALVVTVGYLIRRSVMQQLGGDPALTRDVVHRIAQGDLNVQVPLAAGDKDSLLAAVANMQQHLRELVGGIAGSSSTLSGMAGNIAGSAAAVASSSDQQSHAATEMAASIEQLTASIKQIAELAEHARTVSASSGQLSNQGGEVIASAVSEMQRINSAVDQAAGTIGNLVSKTQTISTIMQVIKDIADQTNLLALNAAIEAARAGEMGRGFAVVADEVRKLSERTAAATQEIAGMINEIQAGSEASRSNMEEAVNRVKAGLALAEQGGEAIHQIRDSANGVVGVVKDISQALAEQGHASEEITRNVEQIAQAAANNAAASGQSSQAIGELNELTQRLRSMVSRFQV, from the coding sequence ATGCAAAAATCCGCTGGTTTGTCACTGAAGCGAAGGTTGCAGCTTCAGGTAGTGCTGGTCACTGTAATTCTCTGTGTGCTGGGCGTGCTGTCGCTGATGCATGAGCGCGCCACCATGCTGGAAGACCGTCAGGTAAAGGTACGCAACCTGGTGGAGTCTGCCATGACCGTGGTGAAGGCCTACGAAGACAAGGCCAGTAGTGGCGCGCTGAGCGAAGCCGAAGCCAAAAAGCAGGCCGCCTCGGTGCTGAATGCCATGCGCTACGACGAACGCGAGTACTTTTTTGCCTTTGATCGCGAGTGGAACTGGGTAGCCCATGGCGCGAAAGCCGCCATGATAGGCAAAAACCTGAATACCGTGAAAGACGCCTCTGGCGTGCCACTGAAGCCGCTGTTCGAGCAAGCGCTGCAAAAAGGCGGCGGCAAAGGCCTGGCGGCCTACGTGTGGGACAAGCCGGGTTTTGATACCCCGCAAGACAAGATTTCCTATATTGCCACCACGGCAGGCTGGGGTTGGGTACTGGGTACCGGCATCTATCTGGACGATGTACAAGCTGGCTTTATGGCACAGGCTTATGTGCTGATCGTCGAAGTGCTGCTGGCCGTGGCGCTGGTGGTGACCGTGGGCTATCTGATTCGCCGTAGCGTGATGCAACAGCTGGGCGGCGACCCGGCGCTGACGCGGGACGTGGTACACCGCATTGCCCAGGGCGACCTGAACGTGCAGGTACCGTTGGCCGCAGGCGATAAAGACAGCCTGCTGGCCGCCGTGGCCAATATGCAGCAGCACCTGCGCGAGCTGGTAGGCGGCATTGCCGGCAGCAGCAGCACCCTGTCCGGCATGGCTGGCAATATTGCCGGTAGTGCTGCGGCGGTGGCCAGCAGCTCGGACCAGCAAAGCCACGCGGCCACCGAAATGGCAGCGTCCATCGAACAGCTTACCGCCAGCATCAAGCAGATTGCCGAGCTGGCCGAGCATGCCCGCACCGTATCGGCCAGCTCCGGCCAGCTGTCCAACCAGGGCGGGGAGGTGATCGCCAGTGCCGTCAGCGAAATGCAGCGCATCAATAGCGCGGTCGATCAGGCAGCGGGCACCATTGGCAACCTGGTGAGCAAAACGCAAACCATCTCCACCATCATGCAGGTGATCAAGGACATTGCCGACCAGACCAACCTGCTGGCGCTCAACGCCGCTATCGAGGCTGCACGCGCTGGCGAAATGGGCCGTGGCTTTGCCGTGGTGGCCGACGAGGTGCGCAAGCTGTCCGAGCGTACCGCGGCGGCTACGCAGGAAATCGCCGGCATGATCAACGAAATCCAGGCGGGCTCCGAAGCCTCGCGTAGCAATATGGAAGAAGCCGTCAACCGCGTGAAAGCCGGCTTGGCCCTGGCCGAGCAGGGTGGCGAGGCCATCCACCAGATCCGCGACAGTGCCAACGGCGTGGTGGGCGTGGTAAAAGACATCTCGCAGGCGCTGGCCGAGCAAGGCCACGCCAGCGAGGAGATCACCCGCAATGTGGAGCAAATCGCCCAGGCTGCGGCCAATAACGCCGCCGCCTCCGGCCAGTCGTCGCAGGCCATTGGCGAGCTGAACGAGCTGACCCAGCGCCTGCGCAGCATGGTGTCGCGTTTTCAGGTGTAA
- a CDS encoding CoA-acylating methylmalonate-semialdehyde dehydrogenase has translation MKTIPHLIAGELHNGQGSRFADVYNPALGEVIARVPLASDDDINAAVAAARRAFPAWAETSPLKRARVMFKFKALLEDNALKLAEIISQEHGKVVSDAMGEVTRGLEVVEFACGIPQLLKGEFTEQVGSGIDSHSLRQPLGVVAGITPFNFPAMVPLWMIPVALACGNTFILKPSERDPSAAMFLAELLKQAGLPDGVFNVLHGDKQAVDGLLTHPDVQAISFVGSTPIAQYIYETGARHGKRVQALGGAKNHMVVMPDADLDGTVEALIGAAYGSAGERCMAISVALAVGDIADALVEKLAARARELKIGVGNDATAEMGPLVTRVHQQKVAGYIDQGVEEGAKLVVDGRGYRHAGYENGFFLGPSLFDNVTPEMTIYREEIFGPVLSIVRVPDFETAVQLINSHQYANGTSIFTRSGAAAREFGHRIQVGMVGVNVPIPVPMAFHSFGGWKASLFGDHHMHGPEGVRFYTRMKTITTRWPDKLTAEFVMPTMK, from the coding sequence ATGAAAACCATCCCACACCTGATTGCCGGCGAGCTGCATAACGGGCAGGGCAGCCGATTTGCCGATGTATACAACCCTGCGCTGGGCGAAGTGATTGCTCGCGTACCGTTGGCCAGCGATGACGATATCAACGCCGCCGTGGCCGCCGCCCGCCGCGCCTTTCCAGCCTGGGCCGAGACCTCGCCGCTGAAGCGCGCCCGCGTGATGTTCAAGTTCAAAGCCCTGCTGGAAGACAATGCGCTAAAGCTGGCCGAGATCATCTCGCAAGAACACGGCAAGGTGGTGTCGGACGCCATGGGCGAAGTGACCCGTGGCCTGGAGGTTGTCGAGTTTGCCTGCGGTATTCCGCAGCTGCTGAAGGGCGAGTTTACCGAGCAGGTCGGTAGCGGTATCGATAGCCACAGCCTGCGCCAGCCGCTGGGTGTGGTAGCCGGTATCACCCCGTTCAACTTCCCGGCCATGGTGCCACTGTGGATGATTCCGGTGGCGCTGGCCTGCGGTAACACCTTTATCCTGAAACCGTCCGAGCGCGACCCGTCCGCGGCCATGTTCCTGGCCGAGCTGCTCAAGCAAGCCGGCCTGCCCGACGGCGTATTCAACGTATTGCACGGCGACAAGCAGGCAGTAGACGGCCTGCTGACCCACCCGGATGTGCAGGCCATCAGTTTTGTCGGCTCCACGCCGATTGCACAATACATCTATGAAACCGGCGCCCGTCACGGCAAGCGCGTGCAGGCGCTGGGTGGTGCCAAGAACCACATGGTGGTGATGCCGGATGCCGACCTGGACGGCACGGTAGAGGCGCTGATCGGTGCCGCTTATGGCTCGGCGGGCGAGCGCTGCATGGCCATTTCGGTAGCGCTGGCGGTAGGTGATATTGCCGACGCGCTGGTAGAGAAGTTGGCCGCACGTGCCCGCGAGCTGAAAATCGGCGTGGGCAACGACGCCACCGCCGAAATGGGCCCGCTGGTGACACGCGTACACCAACAGAAAGTAGCGGGCTATATCGACCAGGGCGTAGAGGAAGGCGCCAAGCTGGTGGTGGATGGCCGCGGCTACCGCCACGCGGGCTACGAAAACGGCTTCTTCCTGGGCCCCAGCTTGTTCGATAACGTGACACCCGAGATGACCATCTACCGCGAAGAAATCTTTGGCCCGGTGTTGTCCATCGTGCGGGTGCCGGATTTTGAGACCGCCGTGCAGCTGATCAATAGCCACCAGTACGCCAACGGTACCAGTATCTTTACCCGCTCTGGTGCGGCCGCGCGCGAGTTCGGCCACCGCATCCAGGTGGGCATGGTGGGTGTCAATGTGCCTATCCCGGTGCCCATGGCTTTCCACAGCTTTGGCGGCTGGAAAGCATCGCTGTTTGGCGATCATCACATGCACGGCCCGGAAGGCGTGCGCTTTTACACCCGCATGAAAACCATCACCACACGCTGGCCAGACAAGCTCACTGCCGAATTTGTCATGCCCACCATGAAGTAA
- a CDS encoding aspartate aminotransferase family protein gives MNHQAMDAFWMPFTANRHFKANPRMLVSADGMYYQDDAGRSILDGCAGLWCVNAGHNRKPIVEAIQRQAATLDYAPPFQMGHPKAFEAAEKLAEMAPVGLDKVFFVNSGSEAADTALKMAIAYHRVRGDAGRVKLVGRERGYHGVNFGGISVGGIAGNRKLFPVALPTTDHIRSTHDLARNAFTRGEPEFGAEFADELEARITTLHDPSTIAAVIVEPMAGSTGVLIPPKGYLKRLREICDKYGILLIFDEVITGFGRLGADWAANKFDVLPDIITCAKGLSNGVVPMGALIVKPAIHDAFMAAAAERAIEFPHGYTYSAHPLACAASVATLDLYRDEGLFQRAANLAPRFEEKAHALRGTRHIKDIRNLGLVAGIELDSRPGAPGARGMDVFLKCWEKGVLVRFTGDIIAVSPPLIISEAEIDRLFATIGEAIHEAD, from the coding sequence ATGAACCACCAAGCAATGGACGCATTCTGGATGCCGTTTACGGCAAACCGCCACTTCAAGGCCAACCCGCGCATGCTAGTCAGCGCAGACGGCATGTACTACCAGGACGATGCCGGTCGCAGCATCCTGGACGGCTGCGCTGGGCTGTGGTGTGTCAATGCCGGCCACAATCGGAAGCCTATTGTCGAGGCTATCCAGCGCCAGGCAGCTACGCTGGACTACGCACCACCGTTCCAGATGGGCCACCCCAAGGCATTCGAAGCGGCAGAGAAGCTGGCAGAGATGGCGCCGGTCGGTCTGGATAAAGTGTTTTTTGTGAACTCGGGCTCCGAGGCTGCCGATACCGCACTGAAAATGGCCATCGCCTACCACCGTGTGCGTGGTGATGCCGGCCGGGTGAAGCTGGTTGGCCGCGAGCGCGGCTACCATGGGGTGAACTTTGGTGGGATCTCGGTCGGCGGCATTGCCGGTAACCGCAAGCTGTTCCCTGTTGCGCTGCCGACGACTGACCATATCCGTTCTACGCACGATCTGGCACGTAACGCCTTCACCCGTGGTGAGCCGGAGTTCGGTGCCGAGTTCGCCGATGAATTGGAAGCGCGCATTACGACGCTGCACGACCCATCTACCATTGCGGCCGTGATCGTGGAGCCGATGGCGGGTTCTACCGGCGTGCTGATTCCGCCCAAAGGCTATCTGAAGCGCCTGCGCGAGATTTGCGACAAGTACGGCATCCTGCTGATTTTTGATGAAGTCATCACCGGCTTTGGCCGCCTGGGGGCCGACTGGGCTGCCAACAAGTTCGACGTACTGCCGGACATCATCACCTGCGCCAAGGGCTTGTCCAACGGCGTGGTGCCGATGGGCGCGCTGATCGTCAAACCCGCCATTCACGATGCCTTTATGGCGGCAGCCGCCGAGCGTGCCATCGAGTTCCCGCATGGCTACACCTATTCGGCCCACCCGCTGGCCTGCGCTGCCTCGGTGGCGACGCTGGACTTGTATCGTGACGAAGGCTTGTTCCAGCGTGCGGCCAACCTGGCGCCGCGCTTCGAAGAAAAAGCCCACGCGCTGCGCGGCACCCGCCATATCAAGGACATCCGTAACCTGGGTCTGGTGGCCGGTATCGAGCTGGATAGCCGCCCGGGTGCGCCAGGTGCGCGCGGCATGGATGTGTTCCTGAAGTGCTGGGAAAAGGGTGTACTGGTGCGCTTTACCGGCGACATCATCGCCGTGTCGCCACCGCTGATCATCAGCGAAGCCGAGATCGACCGCCTGTTTGCCACCATTGGCGAAGCCATCCACGAAGCCGACTGA
- a CDS encoding PLP-dependent aminotransferase family protein yields the protein MNRYQGYLDPNQRTKVEQLVRGIQQAIREARLTPGSKLPSIRAFAKDIGASPFTVSEAYDRLVQEGWLLSRAGSGFYAQRKQQSTSQAVRKQLSDLPLDGDWLLSGIYQGEQQGILAGCGWLPASWYDDQAQVRALRKIAREQISEMTYGHPQGLLLLREFLADKLSQQGMSCHAEDILLTQGATHALDIVCSTLRLDGTAVLIDNPGYCNLLSALRFRECQLLPVNWTPHGPDLQQLEQLIQAHRPRVFFTNPWLHNPTGASYAPHIAHGVLRLAQQYDVLLVEDNVSADLLAQAGPSLAAMDGLRQVLHIGSFSKALSPALRVGYLLAPVRWQAALTRAKMLAALTSSTHTERLAFELASDSKYKRQNSRLVERIAQSTSKAIARFEQLGWQVFQPNSKSMFIWARPPQGVTIDQESARQQQIFLAPGDLFSSDGSNTPYFRFNAAYLDNTQFWQWLAAQQ from the coding sequence ATGAATCGCTATCAGGGCTATCTGGATCCGAACCAGCGCACCAAGGTAGAACAGCTAGTGCGCGGCATCCAGCAGGCTATCCGCGAGGCGCGCCTGACACCGGGCAGCAAGCTGCCGTCCATCCGCGCCTTTGCCAAAGATATTGGCGCCAGCCCGTTCACGGTAAGCGAGGCTTACGACAGGCTGGTGCAGGAAGGCTGGCTACTTTCCAGGGCAGGCTCCGGCTTTTACGCCCAGCGCAAGCAACAAAGCACCAGCCAGGCAGTGCGCAAGCAGCTCAGTGATCTGCCGCTGGATGGCGACTGGCTGCTTAGCGGGATCTATCAAGGGGAACAGCAAGGTATTCTGGCAGGCTGCGGCTGGCTACCCGCCAGCTGGTACGACGATCAGGCTCAGGTACGCGCCCTGCGTAAGATTGCGCGCGAGCAGATTAGCGAAATGACCTATGGCCACCCGCAAGGACTGTTGCTATTACGCGAGTTTCTGGCGGACAAACTCAGCCAGCAAGGCATGAGCTGCCACGCAGAAGATATCCTTCTCACCCAGGGCGCCACGCACGCACTCGATATCGTCTGCAGTACCCTGCGGCTGGACGGCACCGCCGTGCTGATCGACAACCCGGGCTACTGCAATCTGCTCTCTGCGCTACGCTTCCGGGAATGCCAGCTGCTGCCGGTAAACTGGACGCCGCACGGCCCCGACCTGCAACAACTGGAACAGCTGATACAAGCACACCGTCCGCGGGTGTTTTTTACCAATCCATGGCTGCACAACCCTACCGGTGCCAGCTATGCACCCCATATCGCGCACGGCGTGCTGCGATTGGCACAGCAGTACGATGTGTTGCTGGTAGAAGACAATGTCTCGGCCGACTTACTGGCTCAAGCGGGGCCTAGCCTGGCCGCTATGGATGGTTTGCGCCAGGTACTGCACATCGGCAGCTTCAGCAAGGCGCTGAGCCCAGCATTGCGCGTGGGTTACCTGCTGGCACCGGTGCGCTGGCAGGCTGCGTTGACACGCGCCAAAATGCTGGCCGCACTGACCTCGTCTACCCATACCGAGCGGCTAGCCTTCGAGCTGGCTAGTGACAGCAAGTACAAACGGCAGAACAGCCGGCTGGTAGAACGCATTGCCCAGAGCACCAGCAAAGCCATTGCCCGCTTTGAACAGCTAGGCTGGCAGGTGTTTCAGCCTAACAGTAAAAGCATGTTTATCTGGGCAAGGCCACCGCAGGGCGTGACTATCGACCAGGAAAGTGCACGGCAGCAGCAGATCTTTCTGGCACCGGGTGACTTGTTCAGCAGCGATGGCAGTAACACCCCTTACTTCCGCTTTAATGCGGCCTATCTGGATAACACCCAGTTCTGGCAATGGTTGGCCGCACAGCAATAG
- the rplQ gene encoding 50S ribosomal protein L17: MRHRNSNRKLNRTSSHRLAMLRNMANSLLRHEVIVTTLPKAKELRRVAEPLITLGKKPSLANRRLAFDRTRDREMVVKLFDVLGPRYAARNGGYVRILKYGFRQGDNAPMALVELVDRPEGEVVVEEAAE; this comes from the coding sequence ATGCGTCATCGTAATAGCAATCGTAAACTGAACCGCACGAGCAGCCATCGCCTGGCGATGCTTCGCAACATGGCGAACTCGTTGCTCCGTCACGAAGTTATCGTGACTACCCTGCCGAAAGCAAAAGAACTGCGTCGCGTAGCCGAGCCGCTGATTACCCTGGGTAAGAAGCCTTCTCTGGCCAACCGTCGTCTGGCTTTCGACCGTACTCGTGACCGCGAAATGGTTGTAAAACTGTTCGACGTTCTGGGCCCGCGCTACGCTGCCCGTAACGGTGGTTATGTACGTATCCTGAAGTACGGTTTCCGTCAGGGCGACAACGCTCCGATGGCACTGGTAGAACTGGTAGACCGTCCGGAAGGTGAAGTGGTAGTAGAAGAAGCCGCCGAGTAA
- the rpoA gene encoding DNA-directed RNA polymerase subunit alpha yields MQNSASEFLKPRLIDVQPVSATHARVSMEPFERGYAHTLGNALRRILLSSMPGYAPTEVTIAGVLHEYSALDGVREDVVDILLNLKGVVLKLHGRDSLILSLKKEGEGPVLAGDIELPHDVEVINPDHVICYLSAGGKIDMEIKVEKGRGYQPVAARINHDDNRAIGTIQLDASFSPVRRVSFNVESARVEQRTDLDRLVLDIETNGVIEPEEAVRLAARILVDQLSIFADLQGTAVEEVVEKAPPIDPILLRPVDDLELTVRSANCLKAENIYYIGDLIQRTETELLKTPNLGRKSLNEIKEVLASKGLTLGMKLENWPPAGLEKP; encoded by the coding sequence ATGCAAAACAGCGCTTCGGAATTTCTGAAACCGCGACTGATCGATGTGCAGCCGGTTTCGGCTACACATGCTCGTGTGTCGATGGAGCCGTTCGAACGCGGCTATGCCCATACTCTGGGTAATGCTCTGCGTCGTATTCTGCTCTCTTCCATGCCGGGCTATGCTCCGACCGAAGTAACAATCGCTGGCGTTTTGCATGAGTATTCCGCTCTTGACGGTGTTCGGGAAGATGTCGTCGACATCCTCCTGAACCTGAAGGGCGTAGTGCTTAAGCTGCATGGTCGTGACAGCCTGATTCTTTCCTTGAAAAAGGAAGGTGAAGGTCCTGTCCTGGCTGGTGACATCGAACTGCCGCACGATGTAGAAGTGATCAACCCTGATCACGTAATCTGCTATCTGTCTGCTGGCGGTAAAATCGATATGGAAATCAAGGTTGAAAAAGGTCGTGGCTACCAGCCGGTAGCTGCCCGTATCAACCACGATGACAATCGTGCGATTGGCACTATCCAGCTTGATGCTTCCTTCTCCCCGGTGCGCCGCGTCAGCTTCAATGTTGAAAGCGCCCGTGTAGAACAACGTACCGACCTTGACCGTCTGGTACTGGACATCGAGACTAACGGTGTGATCGAACCGGAAGAAGCGGTACGCCTGGCGGCCCGTATTCTGGTAGATCAGCTGTCGATCTTTGCAGACTTGCAAGGTACAGCAGTTGAGGAAGTCGTTGAGAAGGCGCCACCGATCGATCCGATCTTGTTGCGCCCGGTCGATGATCTCGAACTTACTGTTCGTTCCGCCAATTGTCTGAAGGCCGAGAACATTTACTACATCGGTGATCTGATTCAGCGTACGGAAACCGAGCTGCTGAAGACCCCGAACCTTGGTCGTAAGTCGCTGAACGAGATCAAGGAAGTTCTCGCTTCTAAAGGCCTGACACTCGGCATGAAGCTCGAAAACTGGCCTCCGGCTGGCCTCGAGAAGCCGTAA
- the rpsD gene encoding 30S ribosomal protein S4, giving the protein MARYTGPKCKLARREGTDLFLKSARRALDTKCKLDTAPGQHGAKNTRLSDFGVQLREKQKVRRIYGIMERQFRKYFAEAARRQGSTGENLLKILEARLDNVVYRMGFGSTRAEARQLVSHKAITVNGALVNIPSYQVKAGDVVAVREKSKKQVRIQEGLALAEQIGFPAWVAVDTKKMEGVFKTAPERSELSSDINEQLVVEFYSK; this is encoded by the coding sequence ATGGCACGTTATACCGGCCCTAAATGTAAGCTCGCTCGTCGCGAAGGGACTGACCTCTTCCTGAAGAGCGCTCGTCGTGCTCTGGATACCAAGTGCAAGCTGGATACTGCACCTGGCCAGCATGGCGCCAAGAACACCCGTCTGTCCGACTTCGGTGTTCAACTGCGTGAAAAACAAAAAGTACGTCGCATCTACGGCATTATGGAACGTCAGTTCCGTAAATACTTCGCCGAAGCTGCACGTCGCCAAGGCTCCACTGGTGAAAACCTGCTGAAGATCCTGGAAGCTCGTCTGGATAACGTTGTTTATCGCATGGGCTTCGGTTCCACTCGTGCAGAAGCTCGCCAACTGGTAAGCCACAAAGCGATCACCGTGAATGGCGCTCTAGTGAACATCCCTTCATACCAGGTTAAAGCTGGTGATGTGGTTGCTGTTCGTGAAAAGTCCAAGAAGCAGGTTCGTATTCAAGAAGGTCTGGCTTTGGCTGAGCAGATTGGCTTCCCGGCATGGGTAGCTGTTGACACCAAAAAGATGGAAGGTGTCTTCAAAACTGCTCCTGAGCGTTCCGAGTTGTCTAGCGATATCAACGAACAACTCGTTGTGGAATTCTACTCCAAGTAA